CCTACCTAGGCGGCATTTATTGATGATTATGCCAACTTCTGACAGTATTACAATTCAGTCAGAGATTAATACACTTGATAAATATTTTAGAAATTTTTAAGAAAAAATATCCATAATTAGAGTTGGCCCGTATAATTGTAGTATGATTTCCATATGTTTTATAAGTCTTATGACGGACATATGAAATTTATTAAAAAAATCGTTTAATTTTAGGGGTAGAAAGAAAGCAGAAGGAGATGGAGTTTAGTAGTGAAGTTGAACCACATTTGGGAGATTTGCGAAACTTGCTATAATTCCAAGAAAAAATATTGCCTGTAAAAGAGAATGAAAACGCCATTTAAACGAAACTGAGCCACTTTTTAGTTATTAAAAATATTTATTATATTTTTTATTTGAATTGTTAAAAGATAACTACTAAGTTTAGGTCAATAATCAGATTTACTATAACAAAATCCATAACAGCCATGAAAAAATATCTACTAGGAATTCTTGTTGCAGCATTTGTTGTTTCTTCCGCTCCCGTGGCTTCTGCTAACGAGGCATCTCCGTTCGAATTGAAGACTTCTTTGTTTGGTAAAGACAAGCTGAAAAAATCAAAGAACAAGAATGCTAAAAAGATGAAGGCTCTTAAGAAATACAAAAAAAGAACCAGCAAGAGATAGCCTTCTGTACAGGCCTTAAAGACAAACAACAACGTGTGTCTGTAACCAGCGTGCAGATACATCTATAGACTAAAAAGCAAAAAGCCCACTCTTATAGGTGGGCATTTTGCTTTTTAGGAGGTTCCGCGCTGCTTGCGCCATTGTTCATTGAAAGACTGCGCCGGTGCCGTGAGGGGTTCCCTTCTAATTGCCCAGGTGTCTTGCTGTAGTTTTCTAAGCACAAAGTTCTTGACCGCCGCCGGCGCGAAATTGATCAGCTTTCGGTTTTTCATGCCGTAGGCAAACGCCCTGAACGCCAGCTTCTCATTCTTATCCACCAAACCTTCTTCCACGCTTTGCTTGCGGTTTAACAAAAGCAGATTGTGCAACGGAATCTTGACCGGGCACACGCTGGTGCAGGCGCCGCACAATGAACTGGCGTAACTCAAGTGCTTGTTCTCCTCAAACCCGGCCAAGTGCGGCGTAATGACAGAGCCAATGGGGCCGCTGTAAGTGGTTTCATAGGTGTGGCCGCCTATGTTCTTGTACACCGGGCACACGTTCAGGCACGCGCCGCAGCGTATGCAGTTGAGCGCCTCGCGCTGCTCTGGCTTGGCCAAGAGGTTGGTGCGGCCGTTGTCCAGCAAGATCACGTACATTTCCTCCGGGCCATCTTTCTCGGTGGGCTGGCGCGGGCCGGTGAGCAACGTGTTGTAAATAGTGATGTTCTGCCCGGTGCCGCTGGTGCTGAGCAAAGGCCAGAACAGGTCCAGGTCCACCATGCTGGGAATCAGTTTCTCAATGCCCACTACGGCAATGTGCGTTTTTGGGAAGGTGGTGGAAAGCCGGGCGTTACCTTCATTCTCCGTGACCGCAATGGCGCCAATATCGGCAATCAGAAAATTAGCGCCGGTAATGCCCACTTCCGCGGACGTGTATTTGTCTCTGAGCAGGTTGCGGGCGGTAAGTACCAACTGCTGCGCGTCATCTGTCATGGGGATGCCCAGTTTCCTGTGGAAAAGCTCGGCGATGTCTTTCTTAGACATGTGCATGGCCGGCGTGACAATGTGGTAGGGACGCTGCTCATTCAGCTGCACAATGTATTCGCCCAGATCGGTCTCCACGGTTTCAATGCCGTTTTTCTCCAGGAAATCATTCAGATGAATCTCCTCGGTACTCATGGACTTGGACTTGACCACGCTCTTGGCACGCTTTCGTTTCATGATCAGGCCAATCTCCTTGAGCGCCTCGGCGGCGTTCTGCGCCCAGATTACCTTGCCGCCGCGCTTGGTAAAGTTGTTCTCAAATTCCACCAAATACTTGTCAAGGTTATTAATGGTCTGCGTCTTTAAAAACGAGGCCCGCTCACGCGCCAGCTCATGATGGTCATAGGCTGCCATGCCGTTCTGCACCGCCGCGTTGTACTTGCCTATGTTGAACCGTATTTTCTGCCGATGGTCCAGGTCAAATGCCTTGGTCTCTGAGTCCAGCAGAAATTGTTTTAGTTTAGTGCCCAAATTCTTCTCTTCTAGTCTTGCCCGTGCCGGGAAGTTTTTCTGTCTTTTATACGTTCTGTTTTCGGCCTCATTTCTGGAAATGGAGCCGAAAACGGGAGCCACGAAATTCCCTCTCCCTTTAGGAGAGGGTTAGGGTGAGGGAGTTTTTTTTAAGCATTGCACTTCAGAATAACACCCTCATCCTAACCTTCTCCCAAGGGGAGAAGGGACTTTTTGGTATTTCGTTTTGAAACCGTTTTTGGGCTCATTTCTGGAAATGAAGCCGAAAACAAGAAATTGTGATTGAGCCCCTGCCAGCCAAAATAGGGAATAATTGTTTGTAAATGTACTTGTGATTTATTTAAGTGAAAAAATTAATCAGAAGGTAAAAGCAACTATTTTATTGTAATTGGATGCTATATGTTGTCTTCTTTTTTATTTCAAGATCATCATTTCGAAGAATAAAGAAATACATGCCAGCTGTAGAAAAGAACCAAAGCAAATAACTTTCAAAGTCTGTGGATTGGCGAATGAATATTTGTCTAAAAATCCAAAACCATGTATAGAGGTTAAACGCGACCACGTAAGTTCTTTTTATCCAAAGAGTTGCTTTAGTTTTAACTGCGTTTTGTTGGTTTTGAAATTCACTTGTTTGATTTTCCATCTAGATACTCATTCAAGGTTTAGATTATAGATTTAAGATATAGTTTCAATAAAAAAGGAGAAGCCTTCGCCTCTCCTTTTTCTAAATCTTGTTATTTCTTGTTGCTGTCTACTTTGATACGCGCAGTGCGGTTAGCTAAATCCCAGGCGGTGTAGAACACCAGGCGGCTTACTTTCTCAGCAGACGGGAAGTTGATTTTCTCCACGTCATCGGTGGGCTGGTGGTAATCCTCATGCACGCCGTTGAAATAGAAGGCAATAGGAATACCGTTCTTCGCGAAGTTGTAGTGGTCTGACCGGTAATAGAAACGGTTAGGGTCATTGGGGTCATTGAAGGTGTAGTCCAGATCCAGGTTGCTGTAGGTCTTGTTGGCGTTCTCAGAGATGGCGTGCAACTCAGAAGAAAGCTTGTCAGAGCCAATCACGTAGATATAGTCTGGCTTGCCTTCATGCTGTTTGTCATTGCGGCCAATCATGTCAATGTTGAGGTTGGCCACGGTGTTGGCTAACGGGAACACTGGGTTCTCCACATAATATTCAGAGCCTAACAAACCTTTTTCTTCGGCGGTCACAGTCAGGAACAAGATGCTGCGGCGTGGGCCGTGTCCGGCTTTCTTGGCTTCAGCGAAGGCCTGGGCCAGTTCCATCACCGCCACGGTACCAGAACCGTCATCATTGGCGCCGTTGTACACTTTGCCGTCTTTTATGCCTTCATGGTCATAGTGCGAACTGATCACAATGAGTTCGTCTTTCAGATCTGAGCCTTCCAGGTAGCCCAGCACGTTTTCCGTAGGCAAAGGCACACGCTTGCGC
This region of Rufibacter sp. LB8 genomic DNA includes:
- a CDS encoding LutB/LldF family L-lactate oxidation iron-sulfur protein — translated: MGTKLKQFLLDSETKAFDLDHRQKIRFNIGKYNAAVQNGMAAYDHHELARERASFLKTQTINNLDKYLVEFENNFTKRGGKVIWAQNAAEALKEIGLIMKRKRAKSVVKSKSMSTEEIHLNDFLEKNGIETVETDLGEYIVQLNEQRPYHIVTPAMHMSKKDIAELFHRKLGIPMTDDAQQLVLTARNLLRDKYTSAEVGITGANFLIADIGAIAVTENEGNARLSTTFPKTHIAVVGIEKLIPSMVDLDLFWPLLSTSGTGQNITIYNTLLTGPRQPTEKDGPEEMYVILLDNGRTNLLAKPEQREALNCIRCGACLNVCPVYKNIGGHTYETTYSGPIGSVITPHLAGFEENKHLSYASSLCGACTSVCPVKIPLHNLLLLNRKQSVEEGLVDKNEKLAFRAFAYGMKNRKLINFAPAAVKNFVLRKLQQDTWAIRREPLTAPAQSFNEQWRKQRGTS